The Streptomyces venezuelae genomic interval TCTGGAGCCCCATGTGCGGGTGGGGCGGGACCTGCATGCCCGGCTCGTCGGCGATGTCGTCGGGGCCGTAGTGGTCGACGAAGGCCCAGGCTCCGACCATGCGCCGGCCCAGGTTGGGGAGGAGGCGGCGGACCTCGGTCGACTCGCCGAGCTGGACGCGGCGGGGGCTGAGCAGCTCCCGCACCGGCTCGGCGACGACGAAGCCCCGGCCACCGCACACCGTCAACGCGGCCTGACGATCAAGATTGCTCATGACGCTCAACCAATCGTAGTGGAATGTTCAACCATCCAGGCTTGTTGACCTGGTCGACCGTCACACAGAGTGGCAGATCCGGGAACCCGGAAGGGAAGAGCAAGTGAGCGACACGTACTACGAGTTCGGAACGGCCGGGGAACGCTGGGACCGCGCGCGGTTCTTCTTCGACGCGAAGGAGTACGCGACCGCCGTCCGTATCCTGCGCGGCCTCGTCGCCGAGCACCCGGAGCAGACGGCCCAGCGGCTGCTCCTCGCGCGGGCCTACTACCACTCCGCGCAGCTCTCCCGGGCCGAGACCGAGCTGCGGGCCGTCCTGGACCGCGACCCGGTCGAGCACTACGCCCGGCTGATGCTCGGGCGCACCCTGGAGCGCCAGGGACGCACGGACGAGGCCGCGCCGCACCTGCGGATGGCCGCCGCGATGGCGGGCGAGACCCCCTCCTGACCCCCTCCTGCCCCTCCGGAGGTCGATGCCGGCGCCCTCGACCGGCGCCGGCACTGACGCGGTTCTGATACCCCGGCACGGTATGGTCGGGGCCAGGAGGTCCTGGTCTTGCGTACACGTCGGGCAGCACGCGGAAAGCGCGGCATGCGAGCAGGAGGTGCCGTCGCGCACCTCCTGCTCGTCGTCGTGCTCGCGCTCGGGGTGTTCCTGATGCACGCGGTCGGCCACCCCGAGGGCTCGGGCGGTACGGCGGAGACCTCCGCCGCCGCCCACCACACCGCCCCGGAGACCGGCGCGCCGGTCTCCGACGGCGGCGGCTCCGACGCCCGTCACGACCCCGGTGCGGGGATGGACATGACCACGCTGTGCGTGGCCGTCCTCGGCGCCTGGCTCCTCGCCGGGCTCGTCCGGGCCGCCCTGGCCCGACGTCCCGACTGGCTCGCCGTCGTCCTCGCGCGGCTCGTCCCCGCCCTCGGGCCCCACGCGCCGCCGCGCAGACCTCCCGACCTCGCCCAGCTGTCGATCCTGCGGATCTAGGCCGTATCGCCACCGCGGGCGCCCCGCGCTGCCCGTGAACGCCTTCGACCTGCCCCTTTCCGCCTGTACGGGCACCCGTTCCGTACGGACAGACAGCACACGAGGTATCACTCCCATGCGCACCTTCACGCGTGCCACCGCCAAGAAGTTCGCCCTCGCCGGCGCCGTCACCGCCACCGCGCTCCTGCTCGCCGCCTGCGGCACGGAGGACGGCGGGATGAGCGGGATGGATCACGGAGGGAAGCCCACCACGGCCTCCGCCACGCCCCCTGCCACCGCGTCCGCCGCCGCCGAGGCCGCCGCCCCCGGGGCCTTCAACGACGCGGACGTCATGTTCGCCCAGATGATGATCCCCCACCACGAGCAGGCCCTGGAGATGGCGAAGCTCGCCGACGGCCGCGCCCAGGACGCCCAGATCAAGAAGCTCGTCGCCGCGATCGAGCAGGCGCAGGACCCCGAGATCCAGAAGATGAAGGCCTGGCTCAAGGGCTGGGGCAAGCCTGAGTCCGCCGCTGCCGGTCACGGTTCCGGCAGCGGTCACGGCATGGCCGGGATGATGTCCGAGCAGGACATGAAGGACCTGGCGGCCGTCAAGGGCGAGGCCTTCGACCGGAAGTTCGCCGAGCTGATGATCGCCCATCACGACGGTGCCGTCGAGATGGCGGAGGACGAGCAGAAGAACGGGCGGAACGCGTCGGCGAAGAAGCTCGCCGACGACGTCGTCCGGACCCAGTCCACCGAGATCGCCGAGCTGCGGAAGATCCTCGACCGGCTCTGACCCGGTCCGTGAGGCGCGGCCGGTCCCCCACCGGGGCCGGCCGCGCCGCCCCCGCGCCTTCCTCCCTTCCTCTCCTCCGGCGAAAGAACGATGAAGAAGTACTTCTCCGGGCCCCCGGCCGCGACCGTCACCGCCGCCGCGCTCGCCCTGTCCCTCGCTCTCACCCTGACCGCCTGCTCGCAGGACCCTGCCGCCGACGACTCCCCCGGCGCCGGCGCCCTGAGCCACATCCACGGACTCGGGGTGCGCGGCGACACCCTCTACGTCGCCACCCACGACGGCGTCCACACCCCGGACTCGGCCGGGCGCCCGACCCTGGTCGGCGACCGCAGGGACGACTTCATGGGCTTCACGGTCACCTCCTCGGGCGCCTTCCTCGCGAGCGGTCACTCCGCCCCCGGCTCCGGCGGGCCCGCCGACCTCGGCCTGATCGAGTCGACGGACTCCGGACGCACCTGGCACGAGAAGTCGCTCGGCGGCGAGGTGGACTTCCACTCCCTCGACACCGCGCCCGACTCCACGGTCTACGGATACGACAGCGCGAACGGGCTCCTGCGGGTCAGCCCCGACGGCGTCACGTGGGAGGACCGGGCCGCGCTGCGCGCCCTCGACATCGCCGTCTCCCCCGCCGCCCCCGGCACCGTCCTCGCCACCACCGAGACCGGTGTGGCCCGCAGCACGGACGGTGGCAGGACCTTCGCCCCCGGCACGGGTCAGGTTCTCGCGTACGTCTCCTGGGGTGCCCCCGACTCCCTCTTCGGCGTCGACCGGAGCGGGGTCCTCTTCCGCGGTACGGGTACGGGTACGGGGAATGGGGTTGGGGCTGGGGCAGCACCGGGTGCGGCGACGGGTTCCGGAATCCGCTGGGACCGGGTCTCGACCGTGCCGGGCGGGGCTCCGCAGGCGCTCACCGTCGTGGACGCCCGCCGGCTGCTCGTCGCCACCCAGGACGGGGTGTACGAGTCGCGCGACGGCGGGCGGACCTTCGAGCGGCGGGTCACGGTGACCGGAGGGGAGGAAGGCCACTGACCCCGCGCGGGCCTCACCCCGCGCGTCGCTCCACGACCACCTCGCCGCCCACCACGACCGTCTCCGCCACCGTGCCCGGGATCTCCTCGGGCGCGATG includes:
- a CDS encoding tetratricopeptide repeat protein, with the translated sequence MREPGREEQVSDTYYEFGTAGERWDRARFFFDAKEYATAVRILRGLVAEHPEQTAQRLLLARAYYHSAQLSRAETELRAVLDRDPVEHYARLMLGRTLERQGRTDEAAPHLRMAAAMAGETPS
- a CDS encoding DUF6153 family protein → MRAGGAVAHLLLVVVLALGVFLMHAVGHPEGSGGTAETSAAAHHTAPETGAPVSDGGGSDARHDPGAGMDMTTLCVAVLGAWLLAGLVRAALARRPDWLAVVLARLVPALGPHAPPRRPPDLAQLSILRI
- a CDS encoding DUF305 domain-containing protein; this encodes MRTFTRATAKKFALAGAVTATALLLAACGTEDGGMSGMDHGGKPTTASATPPATASAAAEAAAPGAFNDADVMFAQMMIPHHEQALEMAKLADGRAQDAQIKKLVAAIEQAQDPEIQKMKAWLKGWGKPESAAAGHGSGSGHGMAGMMSEQDMKDLAAVKGEAFDRKFAELMIAHHDGAVEMAEDEQKNGRNASAKKLADDVVRTQSTEIAELRKILDRL
- a CDS encoding F510_1955 family glycosylhydrolase → MKKYFSGPPAATVTAAALALSLALTLTACSQDPAADDSPGAGALSHIHGLGVRGDTLYVATHDGVHTPDSAGRPTLVGDRRDDFMGFTVTSSGAFLASGHSAPGSGGPADLGLIESTDSGRTWHEKSLGGEVDFHSLDTAPDSTVYGYDSANGLLRVSPDGVTWEDRAALRALDIAVSPAAPGTVLATTETGVARSTDGGRTFAPGTGQVLAYVSWGAPDSLFGVDRSGVLFRGTGTGTGNGVGAGAAPGAATGSGIRWDRVSTVPGGAPQALTVVDARRLLVATQDGVYESRDGGRTFERRVTVTGGEEGH